In one window of Syngnathus typhle isolate RoL2023-S1 ecotype Sweden linkage group LG7, RoL_Styp_1.0, whole genome shotgun sequence DNA:
- the prpf18 gene encoding pre-mRNA-splicing factor 18 isoform X2 produces MDILKAEIARKRKLIEEKQLVDDSKRFFKRGDLARKEEEDYFQKCGYKIDKKEENETSTSANPVLELELTEEKLPMTLSRQEVIRRLRERGEPIRLFGESDYDAFQRLRKIEILTPEVNKGYRNDLKTAMDKIDQQYLNEIVGGTEPGEKDTQHDLKVHEENTTIEELEALGKTLGRGDDDGDQEVIDKFLRFLLGVWAKDLNSREDYVKRSVQGKLASATHSQTESYLKPLFRKLRKKGLPADIKESITDIIKFMLEREYVKANDAYLQMAIGNAPWPIGVTMVGIHARTGREKIFSKHVAHVLNDETQRKYIQGLKRLMTICQKHFTTVPSKCVEYNAL; encoded by the exons ATGGATATTCTCAAAGCAGAGATCGCGAGGAAGAGGAAACTCATCGAGGAAAAACAACTCGTTGAC GACTCCAAAAGGTTCTTCAAAAGAGGAGATCTTGCtcgcaaggaggaggaggactacTTCCAAAAATGCGGCTATAAG ATCGATAAAAAAGAAGAGAATGAAACATCCACCTCTGCTAATCCTGTGTTGGAGTTGGAACTAACGGAAGAGAAGCTGCCCATGACGCTGTCAAGGCAGGAG GTCATCCGACGGCTGAGGGAACGAGGCGAGCCAATCCGACTGTTCGGAGAGTCCGACTACGATGCTTTCCAGAGACTCCGCAAGATTGAGATTCTGACTCCAGAAGTGAACAAG GGTTATAGAAATGACCTGAAGACGGCCATGGACAAGATTGACCAGCAGTACCTAAACGAAATTGTTGGTGGGACAGAGCCGGGAGAAAAGGACACGCAGCATGACCTCAAAGTGCATGAAGAGAACACCACTATTGAAGAACTGGAG GCTCTCGGTAAAACTCTGGGAAGAGGGGATGACGACGGGGACCAAGAGGTCATCGACAAGTTCTTGCGC TTCCTTCTTGGCGTGTGGGCCAAAGATCTGAACAGTCGCGAGGACTATGTGAAGCGCAGCGTTCAGGGGAAGCTGGCCAGTGCCACCCACTCGCAGACAGAGTCGTACCTCAAACCTCTCTTTAGGAAGCTCAGGAAGAAG GGTTTACCAGCTGACATCAAGGAGTCCATCACTGACATCATCAAATTCATGCTGGAGAGAGAGTACGTCAAGGCAAACGACGCGTATCTTCAGATGGCCATTGGAAACGCCCCCTGGCCCATTGGTGTGACCATGGTGGGCATCCACGCCCGTACGGGCAGAGAGAAGATCTTCTCCAAGCACGTGGCTCACGTCCTCAACGATGAAACGCAGAGGAAGTATATTCAG GGACTAAAGAGGCTGATGACCATCTGCCAAAAACACTTCACGACGGTTCCATCCAAGTGTGTGGAGTACAACGCGCTTTAA
- the prpf18 gene encoding pre-mRNA-splicing factor 18 isoform X1 gives MDILKAEIARKRKLIEEKQLVDDSKRFFKRGDLARKEEEDYFQKCGYKVQRETPDSQIDKKEENETSTSANPVLELELTEEKLPMTLSRQEVIRRLRERGEPIRLFGESDYDAFQRLRKIEILTPEVNKGYRNDLKTAMDKIDQQYLNEIVGGTEPGEKDTQHDLKVHEENTTIEELEALGKTLGRGDDDGDQEVIDKFLRFLLGVWAKDLNSREDYVKRSVQGKLASATHSQTESYLKPLFRKLRKKGLPADIKESITDIIKFMLEREYVKANDAYLQMAIGNAPWPIGVTMVGIHARTGREKIFSKHVAHVLNDETQRKYIQGLKRLMTICQKHFTTVPSKCVEYNAL, from the exons ATGGATATTCTCAAAGCAGAGATCGCGAGGAAGAGGAAACTCATCGAGGAAAAACAACTCGTTGAC GACTCCAAAAGGTTCTTCAAAAGAGGAGATCTTGCtcgcaaggaggaggaggactacTTCCAAAAATGCGGCTATAAG GTTCAGAGAGAGACTCCTGACAGCCAG ATCGATAAAAAAGAAGAGAATGAAACATCCACCTCTGCTAATCCTGTGTTGGAGTTGGAACTAACGGAAGAGAAGCTGCCCATGACGCTGTCAAGGCAGGAG GTCATCCGACGGCTGAGGGAACGAGGCGAGCCAATCCGACTGTTCGGAGAGTCCGACTACGATGCTTTCCAGAGACTCCGCAAGATTGAGATTCTGACTCCAGAAGTGAACAAG GGTTATAGAAATGACCTGAAGACGGCCATGGACAAGATTGACCAGCAGTACCTAAACGAAATTGTTGGTGGGACAGAGCCGGGAGAAAAGGACACGCAGCATGACCTCAAAGTGCATGAAGAGAACACCACTATTGAAGAACTGGAG GCTCTCGGTAAAACTCTGGGAAGAGGGGATGACGACGGGGACCAAGAGGTCATCGACAAGTTCTTGCGC TTCCTTCTTGGCGTGTGGGCCAAAGATCTGAACAGTCGCGAGGACTATGTGAAGCGCAGCGTTCAGGGGAAGCTGGCCAGTGCCACCCACTCGCAGACAGAGTCGTACCTCAAACCTCTCTTTAGGAAGCTCAGGAAGAAG GGTTTACCAGCTGACATCAAGGAGTCCATCACTGACATCATCAAATTCATGCTGGAGAGAGAGTACGTCAAGGCAAACGACGCGTATCTTCAGATGGCCATTGGAAACGCCCCCTGGCCCATTGGTGTGACCATGGTGGGCATCCACGCCCGTACGGGCAGAGAGAAGATCTTCTCCAAGCACGTGGCTCACGTCCTCAACGATGAAACGCAGAGGAAGTATATTCAG GGACTAAAGAGGCTGATGACCATCTGCCAAAAACACTTCACGACGGTTCCATCCAAGTGTGTGGAGTACAACGCGCTTTAA
- the sephs1 gene encoding selenide, water dikinase 1, with product MSVRESFNPESYELDKNFRLTRFAELKGTGCKVPQEVLQKLLENLQENHYQEDEQFLGAVMPRLGIGMDTCVIPLRHGGLSLVQTTDYIYPIVDDPYMMGRVACANVLSDLYAMGVTECDNMLMLLGVSNKMSEKERDKVMPLLMQGFKDAAEEAGTSVTGGQTVLNPWVVLGGVATTVCQPNEFIMPDNAVPGDVLVLTKPLGTQVAVAVHQWLDIPEKWNKIKLVVTQEDVELAYHEAMMNMARLNRTAASLMHTFNAHAATDITGFGILGHAQTLAKQQRSEVSFVIHNLPVLAKMAAVSKACGNMFGLMHGTCPETSGGLLICLPREQAARFCAEIKSPKYGEGHQAWIIGIVEKGNRTARIIDKPRIIEVAPQVATQSVNPTPGATS from the exons ATGTCGGTGAGAGAGTCCTTTAATCCCGAGAGCTACGAGCTGGACAAGAACTTCCGGCTCACACGCTTCGCAGAGCTCAAGGGAACGGGTTGCAAG GTACCCCAAGAGGTTTTACAGAAGCTTTTAGAGAACCTACAAGAGAACCACTACCAGGAAGATGAACAGTTCCTGGGTGCAGTCATGCCTCGATTAG GCATCGGCATGGACACCTGCGTCATCCCGCTACGACATGGAGGCCTTTCACTTGTTCAGACGACAGATTACATTTACCCTATAGTGGACGATCCCTACATGATG ggTCGCGTGGCATGTGCAAATGTTCTCAGCGACCTGTACGCCATGGGGGTGACGGAATGCGACAACATGTTGATGCTGCTGGGCGTCAGCAACAAAATGTCAGAGAAG GAGAGGGACAAAGTCATGCCGCTCCTCATGCAGGGCTTCAAAGATGCGGCGGAGGAGGCGGGCACGTCTGTGACGGGTGGACAGACAGTGCTCAATCCCTGGGTGGTCTTGGGGGGCGTCGCTACCACCGTGTGCCAGCCCAATGAATTCATTAT GCCAGACAATGCAGTGCCAGGAGACGTGCTGGTGCTCACAAAGCCGCTGGGGACGCAAGTGGCCGTGGCTGTGCACCAGTGGCTCGATATC CCCGAGAAGTGGAATAAGATCAAGTTGGTCGTTACGCAGGAAGACGTCGAGCTGGCCTACCACGAAGCAATGATGAACATGGCTCGCCTCAATAGGACAG CTGCCAGCCTCATGCACACGTTCAACGCACATGCCGCAACCGACATCACGGGCTTTGGCATTCTGGGCCACGCCCAGACGCTGGCCAAGCAACAGCGGAGCGAAGTGTCCTTTGTTATCCACAACCTTCCCGTGCtcgccaagatggccgccgtgtCCAAGGCGTGTGGCAACATGTTCGGTCTCATGCACGGCACCTGCCCAGAGACGTCAG GGGGGCTGCTCATCTGTCTGCCGCGTGAGCAGGCGGCACGTTTCTGCGCTGAGATCAAGTCACCCAAGTACGGCGAGGGCCACCAGGCATGGATCATAGGCATCGTAGAGAAGGGCAACCGCACAGCGCGCATCATCGACAAGCCACGGATCATCGAGGTGGCGCCGCAGGTAGCCACACAGAGCGTCAACCCAACGCCCGGTGCTACGTCCTAA
- the cpt1b gene encoding carnitine O-palmitoyltransferase 1, muscle isoform has protein sequence MAEAHQAVGFQFTVRPDGVDLKLSQEVITNICQAGLTAWKKRAIRFKNGILAGLYPASPSSWLIVVIVMISSLYTGLDLSLGIINSIQENIPLRGYLSVQTGAVLSAVVFASAAWLFLIYLLRYTLKALLSYHAWIFESHGKMSTSTQVWLNLVKMFSGRRPLLYSFQASLPRLPVPKVEDTICRYLESVRPLLDDEQYEEMKILANDFKESEAAQLQRYLILKSWWASNYVSDWWEEYIYLRGRGPIMVNSNFYIMDLLYVTPTHRQAARAGNVVHAMLQYRRKLERGEHAPLRALGTVPMCSAQMERMFNTTRIPGIETDFVQHLSDRKHVVVYHKGRFFQVWLYMGGRHLLPSELETQFSRILNDTSEPQPGELKLAALTAGNRVPWAQARMKYFSQGVNKASLDAVESAAFFLALDDESQGYDAASNSLDRYAKSLLHGKCYDRWFDKSFTLIAYPNGKMGINAEHSWADAPIVGHMWEYVIATDCFQLGYTKEGHCKGDVNQGLPYPTRLQWLIPKECQNVIETSYLSAKKIADDVDFFAYVFGAFGKGLIKKCRTSPDAFIQLALQLAQFRDQGEFRLTYESSMTRMFRDGRTETVRSCTSEAVAFVRAMEDRQTTNTQRLALFRKASDKHQNMYRLAMTGSGIDRHLFCLYIVSKYLGLDSPFLKQVLSEPWKLSTSQTPQQQLNLVDINKFPEYVGAGGGFGPVADDGYGVSYIIVGENLITFHISSKFSSPDTNSRRFGQHISKAMMDIQTLFHPINKTMTDESKMQLSNGKKHM, from the exons AATGGGATCTTGGCTGGCCTGTATCCGGCCAGTCCGTCCAGTTGGCTGATTGTGGTTATCGTCATGATAAGTAGCTTATACACGGGCCTGGACCTCTCGCTGGGAATTATAAACTCCATCCAGGAAAACATACCGCTCAG AGGATATCTATCAGTGCAGACGGGCGCGGTCCTGAGCGCCGTGGTGTTCGCCAGTGCCGCGTGGCTCTTCCTCATCTACCTGCTCAGGTACACCCTCAAAGCTCTCCTCTCCTACCATGCCTGGATCTTTGAATCCCACGGAAAGATGAGCACGTCCACTCAAGTGTGGCTG AACCTGGTGAAGATGTTTTCAGGGCGCAGACCACTTCTTTACAGCTTTCAGGCGTCCTTACCCCGACTACCCGTACCCAAGGTGGAAGACACGATCTGCAGG tATCTGGAGTCGGTGCGTCCTCTTTTAGATGATGAGCAATATGAGGAAATGAAGATTTTGGCCAATGATTTTAAAGAGTCAGAGGCTGCCCAGCTGCAAAGATACTTGATCCTCAAGTCTTGGTGGGCCTCCAATTAT GTAAGTGACTGGTGGGAGGAGTACATCTACCTGAGAGGCAGAGGCCCAATTATGGTCAACAGTAACTTCTACATCATG GACCTTCTGTATGTGACGCCAACTCACCGGCAGGCAGCGCGTGCGGGCAATGTGGTGCACGCCATGCTGCAGTACAGACGCAAACTGGAGCGTGGTGAACATGCGCCG CTGAGGGCTCTGGGAACGGTTCCCATGTGCTCCGCTCAGATGGAGAGGATGTTCAACACAACTCGCATCCCAGGCATTGAAACAG ATTTTGTGCAGCACCTGAGTGACAGGAAGCACGTGGTGGTGTACCACAAGGGTCGCTTCTTCCAAGTGTGGCTGTACATGGGGGGACGTCACCTCTTACCCAGCGAGCTGGAGACCCAATTTAGCAGGATCCTTAATGATACATCCGAGCCCCAGCCTGGTGAGCTCAAACTAGCCGCGTTGACTGCTGGAAACAG GGTTCCGTGGGCTCAGGCTCGGATGAAATACTTCAGCCAAGGAGTGAACAAAGCGTCCTTGGACGCGGTGGAGTCGGCAGCCTTCTTTCTGGCATTGGATGACGAATCTCAGGGTTACGACGCTGCCAGCAACTCTCTGGACCGCTATGCCAAATCTCTGCTGCATGGAAAGTGCTACGACAG GTGGTTTGACAAATCTTTCACCCTCATAGCTTATCCCAATGGCAAAATGGGAATAAACGCAGAACATTCGTGGGCTGACGCACCTATCGTGGGACACATGTGGGAG tACGTCATTGCCACGGACTGCTTCCAGCTGGGCTACACAAAGGAGGGCCACTGCAAAGGAGACGTAAACCAAGGCCTCCCTTATCCCACACGACTCCAGTGGCTCATTCCAAAGGAG TGCCAAAATGTGATCGAGACGTCCTACCTTTCTGCTAAAAAGATAGCGGATGATGTGGACTTCTTCGCCTACGTCTTTGGTGCATTTGGCAAAGGCCTGATTAAAAAGTGCCGGACCAGCCCGGACGCTTTCATTCAGCTGGCCTTGCAGCTGGCACAGTTCAGG GACCAGGGGGAATTCCGCTTGACATACGAGTCTTCCATGACGCGCATGTTCAGAGATGGCCGCACGGAGACGGTGCGTTCGTGCACCTCTGAGGCTGTCGCCTTCGTCAGAGCAATGGAGGACCGACAGACAACC AACACGCAGAGGCTGGCGCTGTTTCGGAAAGCGTCCGACAAGCATCAGAACATGTACCGTCTAGCCATGACCGGTTCCGGCATCGACCGACATCTTTTCTGTCTCTACATTGTGTCCAAGTATCTGGGCTTAGATTCACCGTTCCTAAAGCAG GTTCTATCGGAACCGTGGAAGTTGTCCACCAGTCAGACTCCTCAGCAGCAGCTCAACTTGGTGGACATCAATAAGTTCCCGGAATATGTCGGGGCTGGAGGCGGATTTGGCCCT GTGGCCGATGACGGTTACGGCGTGTCTTACATCATTGTTGGAGAAAACCTCATCACATTCCACATCTCCTCCAAGTTCTCAAGCCCTGACACG AACTCGCGCAGGTTCGGTCAACACATCAGCAAAGCCATGATGGACATCCAAACGCTTTTCCATCCCATAAACAAGACGATGACAGACGAGTCTAAGATGCAGCTCAGCAACGGCAAGAAGCATATGTAG